The window CATCCACAAATTTGAAACAGTTCAGAACTGTACTCTTTTTGCAATATATTGAATTGCTTCTAAGCATCAAAAGGTTGCTATTATAGCAGATTGCTTACACTTTTCTCTTCCCAgttctttaaaaacaggaagtacaACCCCACGGCTCTGCTCCAGGACATCATGACCCAACTTTTCCCCTCGCAGCTGGCTGAGAGGAAACAGGTCCATGATGCTGAGATGGCTGAACTGTCCAAGTAGGCACCTACCTCACATAACCTACACTTCATTTTAGCATATCGAAATACACCCGTATGCAAACAtgttctgcttctttcttttcatctttttctttcgtCTCTACAACTTGCAGTCTCACTAAGGACATCCCCATATTCGTTTGCACGGTGGCCTACCCTGGAGTGCCGTGCCCTCTGCACATCTTTGAGCCTCGATATCGGCTGATGATGCGCCGCTGCATGGAGACAGGCACTAAGAAGTTTGGCATGTGCAGCTATGAGCATGGAAAGAGGTATGGAAGTCAATTTAAACAACCTGTTTACATAAAAATTG of the Larimichthys crocea isolate SSNF unplaced genomic scaffold, L_crocea_2.0 scaffold46323, whole genome shotgun sequence genome contains:
- the LOC113745118 gene encoding LON peptidase N-terminal domain and RING finger protein 2-like, with amino-acid sequence FFKNRKYNPTALLQDIMTQLFPSQLAERKQVHDAEMAELSNLTKDIPIFVCTVAYPGVPCPLHIFEPRYRLMMRRCMETGTKKFGMCSYEHGKRYGSQFKQPVYIKIVDFG